A region of the Cricetulus griseus strain 17A/GY chromosome 7, alternate assembly CriGri-PICRH-1.0, whole genome shotgun sequence genome:
AATCGTGATTTACACAGGAGGCAACTGTGGCACAGACAGCCGGAAGCCGAGGACGCAGGGGGCCGCAGGGGGCCGCGGGGGGCGTCTGCCTGCTCCCAGGCCTCAGCTTTCTCCTCAGCCTGTGGGCGACCCTGCTGGCTGTTCCCGAGGCGAAGGCTCTGCGCCCGGGAGGTCCTTCCCTGTGGCAGCAGAGCCCATGAGCCCCCACCCCCGGCCGAAGGGCTTCCGGGTCACGGTGGCGGTGCCCAGGCCCAGCTCTCCTGCCCGGGGAAGGTTAGGGTCAGGCGAGGGGGCCACAAACCATCCACACCCCTCAAACTTCGGGGCGGGACAGAGGGACCGGGGGCGGGGCCTGAGGGCGCGGAGAGTCATGGGAAATTGGAGGGTGAGGGGGTTGGACTGGTACTATTCCTGGGTGGGGAAGGAGAGCCTCACCTGACAAAGCCAGGATAAATGTTTTGACTTCGCCAGGACAGTCTCTGCACTCGTCTTTCCGTAGGGGCCGGGGGAGGGGCTGGCAACCCGGGATTCTGTCCAGGGTCCTATCTCTTCCGGCTTTCCTCGGAAGCTGTTAACATGGGGACCGGAAGTCCCGCCTCCCCGCCTTGTACTGATGACGCAAGGCTACGTAAGGCGGACTGACGTAAACGTAACTTTGACTAAAAGGGCCAGGTTGCACAGCGGCAGGAGGGGCGGAGTCATTGTTGGCGGGATTGCGGACCTCGGGCAGTAAGGCCACGCCTCGTGGGCGTGTGCCCGGGCCGTTCAGAGGTCAGAGgcggggacaggagaggaggagcGGCGCGGGGCGGTGCTTGCGGGAGGGGCGTGGTTTCGTGCCTGGACGATTGTCCTGCCCGGCTCTGCTGGTCCACCCACCTCCagctttccctctttccctccttccggCTTCTCGAGCTCCGTAACTAAAGGGAGTCGTTACTGTTCCCCTAATGCGCACTGGACGCCAATGTAGGGATCCGGAAGGTCTAGTATTTCGGATTTTTAAGAAAGTTGTTACTGGAGAAGACAGGCAAGAAGACAATTATAGTCTTAAATACTATATAGTGTGGAGCTTTGATAAATAAAGCGGGAAGGCATGTCAGAGAGACATAGATATAGTGCTCTCTTAAAAAGTGATTTGCTTTGATTTATGTGTCTGAAAGTGTATGCCACGTGTGTGTGGTTGCttgcagaggccacaagagggcactggattccctggagctagaactgggaagagagctcagatcagaaaagaacagcaagtgctcttagcctttGAACCCTCTCTCCAAGTCTATCACCCTGGATtaacttttcccttttttctgTTAACTACTCagtagaacagtggttctcaaactctgGGTCGCGACCCCTTGGGGTTCCaacgaccttttcacaggggttggatatcaggtatcctgcatatcagatctTTATATTGCTATTCcaaaaagtagaaaattatagctatgaagtaacagcgaaaataatgttatggttggaggtcatcccaacatgaggaactgtattaaagggtcgaagcattaggtcACTTTAGAACCATTGTAGCAGAGGAAGACcgtgaacttctgatcttcctgtctctgcctcctaagtgctgggattacaggcaggcaccaCTGTGAATTTAACTCAGTGTTTACATGGATCTTAACTTGTtggccattttttaaatgaaaaaaaaatttggaggggttttcaagacagggtttcttttgtagccctgcttgtcctggaactcactctgtaggccaggctggacttgaactcacagagatctgtctgcctctgcctcccaagtgctggaatcaaaagtgtgcaccatcatgccctgctggtctattattattattattattttatttcatctgggTGCTAAGGATCAAATTAAGGCCTCATACTTCCACTTACCAaatgaaccatcttcccagcccttagGATGACTGcaaataactttcttttctttctttttttttttttttttttgttttgtttttttcaagacagggtttctctgtggctttggacgctgtcctggaactagctcttatagaactagctggtctcgaactcacagagatccgcctgcctctgcctcccgagtgctgggactaaaggcatgcaccaccacactagtatttttcttttacctGTTTATTGTATAGTCTTTATAACACAAACCTAGGATTTGGGAGGATGGTTCAgtgattgctgctcttccaaaggatctgagtttgattctgaaaaccacctgtaactggcTCCAGGGTATTCTATgctgtcttctggtctctgtaggtcTCCCCCACCTTACGCGCACACACACGTAACTAAATTGTAAAGTAAAAACACCCCTAAATTCTGTTCTTTTAATATTTCATGCTCTTTGTAACTGAAAAATCTTTGCCTATCACAAAATCAATACACATAGTCCaatatatcttttctttaaaaaataaaggcaacAATTAGGTATTTTGTGGTTTTAAGACATAATAGAAGAGACTGGACTGCACTGGCGGGGGCCTGCCTTCTGTAATGGGGCAGAAACTTCAGCATTATTCCCTGGAGCAAGGTTCCCAACTCAGACCAAGGCCTGGGGAAGCCTTGTCTTCTTTTAGAACCAGTGCTTCTCACCCTCcgaatgctgtgatcctttaatacagtttctcatgttgtggtgaccccaaccatacgATTGTTTTTGTTGAAGTTGGtttggtggtacactcctttgattccagcagaactagggaggcagaggcaggtggatctctgtgagttcaaggccaacctgtctacaaatagagttctaggacagccagagctatgtagaaagaccctgtctcaacccccctcccaaattattttttgatactttataactgtaatattgatactgttatgaatcataatgcagatatctgtgttttttccatggtcttaggtgacccctgtgaaaggatcttGAAAGGTTCTTAAAGGAGTCTCAACTCAGAGGTTGAGAACTGTCTTAGACCTTTGGCTCTGTGGAACTAAAGCAAAACCTCTATGGAGAGACAGGTGGTTCCTACTCTCCTGAACCAGGGCAGAGGCTGTCTTGTGCCAATGAAAGGAAATCTGAGCAGACAACTCCCTGGAGGCGGGAACTGGCCAGAGGCCCCAGGAAGCAGGCCCAGGACTCCTGACCTGGCTCTGCTGGGTGATACCAGTTGGTGACTGAGAACCCTGATCCCCAGCAAAAAGGTCAGATAAGCCCTTCTATTCTTTCTTGAGATGCCTACCACAAGGTTCCTGTGGTAGGGGCGTCCATACCTACTATCCCATGGGGGGGTCTATAGCTACCACAAGGCTCCCATGGGGGGAGTTATACCTACCACAAGGCTCCCATGGAGGGTCAAGGGGGGGGGCGGTATCTATAACCTTTTTCATGTCACCAGAAACACTTGTTCAAGGCAGAAAACATGGAGGCCCCAGAAGAACACAAAGGAGAGAATAAATGTGGAGTGATAGCAACTACTGTCACACTCAAACCTAACACCACCTGTACATTTGTTCTGTGCACAAGTTATTTATTGGCATTCATAAAACTGATCTGCCTTGAAAAGCCTCCTCCTACAGGTGAGTGGTCATGCCTTCTTGTCTCTAAGACCAGAATAAGTAAGAGATGATAGCCTTCTAGCTTTCTGGGCCCCAGAAGCCATTCTAGACTAGCCAGTTAAGATACCATGTTACACTTGGGAGTAAGGGACAATACATCATAAATGTCTCGGGCGTTGGtggtatacctttaatcccaacactcaggagacagaggcaggcgatctctgtgagtttgagaccagcttggtctacagagtaggttccaggatagctagggctgttatacagagaaacgctgtcttgaaaaaaaaaaaaaaaaaaaaggctgttcTAGCATCCATTCAAGACATGGATCTCATTAAGATAGAGGTGTGACTGTGGGGTGGGATACTTGCTTGGCGTGTACCAAGCCCTAGGTTCCATGCCTAGTGCTGGGAGAAAAACAATCATAGCAGACCTTCCTTTTAGTTCTATCCAGAGTTGGGCTGGGTGGAAGGCAAAGAAGCAGGGTACCCCCCCCATGCCCCCCAAGACCTTgctagctttgaattcacaattctactgcctcagcctcctgagtactggagttagaggtgtATGCTATCAAATCCAACTAAGGGCCTGTcactgggggggggagggctggGTAGGCATATGGGTGGCAAGGGAAGACCCATGCCTGGGATCATTTGCTTGTAGCTTGGGTAGATAAAGAGGCCATCTATCTACTTAAACATGGGAGTGGTGAGTGGGTGAAAGGTTTCTTTGGGGACAGGCTAAGAAGGCCTGAAGATCAGCAGGCGGCTTAAGATGTCAGTGGAGGGACAAGCTGATCCTGGAGGCCATGCAAAGTGCAAAGGAAAGGGGCAGTGGTTGGTTTTCCAGAGCTGGGTGGAGgagcagatggaagtagaagtggCCTGCCCAGAGCTCACTGGATTTGTCCCTCCACACGCAGCAGCAAGTAGTCTCTGAGCAGCGGGGGCAGTGGGAGTTGGGCGGCAGCCTGCCGACAGTTGCTACCCAACTGAGCACGAACAGCCAGGCGGGCCAGGTGCTGCAGCCGTCTTGGCTGGTTTTCCATGCTTAGGGCTGAGCTGTAGAAGGCTTTATGTTCCTAGGCCAGAAGAAGGGAGGATTAGATGACCCAATACCCCCCCTCCCGATTTTGATAACCCAGTGCCGTGTATTGGGGACTGGATTTCAGCGGCCACTCCCACCCCAGACATGCTGGTAGAATCCCCACCAAGTCAGCTGACTGGTAAATGGATGGTTGTCGGCAAGGGGCTGGCCAGTATGGGAAATGGAAGATCCACCTGCGCTGCTGTAGGCAGAGGCCTGGAAACCAGGGGTTTCACTGCCTACCCTCTTCTGCCCAGGGTCTGCCTTCCCTCTTTGAAGCTTGAAAGGAGTGGCCTCTCTAGCCCACTAGGAAAAAGCTTGGCCCTTGGAGTGGACATACCTGCCACAGTTCTGGAAGCACAGCCTCCACCCAGGTGTCACAGGCAGGAACACATGGGTAGGCATTAAGCAGGACTTCCAGGGCCCGAGGAAAGTTGGCACAGTGTTTCAGCATCTGGGAATCAAAACGGGGGCCTAGGAGTTCCATGCTGCCCCAACTAAGGCAAGCCCAAGGCTGACTAATATAAATTgctacacacacaccctcatgtTTTCCTTGCCTCAGCCTGCCCCATCCACACATAACCCAAGCTCCTGGCCCCAGTTTCCTTGACTCTAATCTTTCTTTGGACACCCTATCCCCTctgccaagatggggatggaccTCTAGTCACTGAGGAAGGCTTTTGATCTCTTAGACCCTTTCCTCAGGCCCTCCCAGCGCACCTCAGGGTGAATAGGCTGGGCCCCGTAGTCCAGCAGGGCTGCAAAGAGGACCTCGGGCTCCCAGTCGGGGGCATCTTGTACCGCTTGCAAAGCGCAGTCCATGGGTGTGTGGCCTGCCCCATTGGTGACTCGAGCGCTGGCCCCGTGGCACAGCAGCAGCTCAGCCAGGCCTCCGCAGCCGTTAGCACAGGCGTTGTGTAGTGGTGTGTGGCGCTTGCGACCTGCAGCCCGGGGATCAGCCCCAGCTTTCAAGAGCTGTCGTGCTGCTGCCTCGTGTTGTCGGCAGCTGCCTGGCCCCTCTGCTCCAGCGCACGCGGCATTCAGTGCAGTCTCGCCCTGGCTGGTGCGCAGGCCCACATCTGCACCATTCTCCAGGTAGAGCGCCACGTGTTGCTCCAGGCCACGGGCTGCAGCCACATGCAGGGGTGTGACTTCGCTTTCCTGTGAAGCCATGTTCACAGATGCTCCAGCCTCTAGCAGCAACTTGGCGCACCTAAGGACAGGGTACAAGGCCCGGGCAAATCCTGAGGATCCTAAGGCCTGCTTTCACCAACCACATCCTTCCCACACTTCTGCCTTGAGGCCTGGCCTAGTGGACCCATCCGCTCATAGGAACTCTACTACAAACACCAGGGTTATGGAGCCAGTAGAAGCTGCCAGAAGCACCTTTAATTTTCAGATGAAAAAGTTAAgccctggggctagagagagatggttcagtggttaagagcactggctgctcttccagaggacccaggttcaattcccagcacacatggtagctcacaactgtctgtaactccagttccagtagatCTGATACCTCCACCATCTGATACCAATGCgcataaagttaaataatttttaaagactgttaaGCCCCAAACAGTCTAGAGCAGCAGCCAAGAGCACACAGATAGCATTAATGGATGTGGCAGAATCTGGAGAGTCCATCTCGAACtgaactgatttatttattttgtgctagGTGTGAAACCCCGGCAAGCTAGGCAAGCTATGGTTGAGCCACACCCACCTTCTGACAGCATCAGATTCACTATGCaacagagaatgaccttgaacttcctgatccttctgcctcctctttgcaCTTGCTGGGATTACTGACATTCACCACCATGACCAGTTTCTGTGGTGCCAGGGATCAAAGCCAAAGCCCATGCATGCttgtaggcaagcactctaccaactagcCACAACCCCAGCTCCTGATCTCCTAACATTTTGGTAGGGCAAGATTTGGAAAACCTACTCCTATGTATACATGGAATATTAAAGTGTGTCAGCAAAAACAGGGGACTACTCTTCCCAAATCGGCTGTGTTCACTTGGTCCAACAAAGCATTTGGGGACCTCCCTACTGTCCTTTCACttagagaaaacaagcaaaaccaaacaaaatattttagaattccCGGAAACATTACAGCCCAGCACACCGTTATAATAAATGTACTGCTGCCTACCATGGGGATGGAACAGAGGCTGAACTAAACTGccaatgaaacaaaaccaagggTAATCTATTTTTGGTTGTCAGCCTAGCCTTTTAgcggatgagccatctctccagcccaccaatGGCAATTTACGATGGAAAAGGATAATGGCAGCTGATGGAATGCATGGGAAGATCACTTTGGTGAAATCCTAACTGGAGATCCGTCCCCCAAGTACAATACAGTTCACCATACAAGTGCTCAGTGGCCACGAACAGAGTGAGCAGCGCCTTTGACAAACTACTGAGTTTAATGCTGCAGCAAATTCTAATTGTTGGCATGTTTTGACTTCTAAAACCAAACGTCTGAAGCACTTTAACAAGCTCCCTCCTCATGTTTAAAAGGACAGACTCAGTGGGAAGATGCTTGTGTGTAGCAACCTGGAGTTCAGTTGTGTCTGAAGAACCAGAGAAAGGGCTGGTAATTTTGTTTCTTCAATACCTGGCCCAAGCTGGCCAGGTACtatgtgtagaccagactggcaatcttcctgcctcagcctcctgagtagtgcTGGCGAATTTAGATCATTTCGAGGTCTATCACTGATCTACAGCTAGTGAGGACAGGTATCTACAGGTGTACCTGTCCACACCCCCTAGGGCATGGACAGGGTGATGGGAGAGAAGTTTAAGAGTGGGGGGGACACACGTGGGAAGCCCTCTTTTTCCCTGCTGCTTCGGCTTGCTCAGCTTTGCTTCGTTTCCTGCCAGGTGGCTAGGGAGCTCTGCAAGTAAGGCATTTTCCCTAATAAATGTATCCTAACCATTACCTGACTGTCAGTGTCTTGAGTCCTTGGAGCTGAGTTTGTTGAACTGATTTGTAAAAGAGTAAATACCACCATGCGACACTGTCAACTTGTGAAAAGTGAAAGGACACTGGGTGTTGacagtgcatgcttgtaatcccagcgttTAAAAGACTGCCCAAatctggtggtggcacacgcctttgatcccagcattcgggaggcagaggcagggggatcatgggtgtgtgaggccagcctcagcaacATAGAGAGGTTCTGTTTcaaaggaagaggaaagccagacacagtggtgTGATCCCAACTCCAGGAAACCTGACACCCGAGCTGGcatctgcaggcacctgcacacatgggcacacacataaataaaataatgaggtCTCTACCTCTGTGAAAACATAAAGATGTGAGGGGTTTTATACACAACAAAGCTTTCTCAAAACGGCCTTGTCCCTAGGCAAGTGAtctggacacagacacacatacatgccccaCAAAACTCTCCCAGGCCATGGGCACTTACTGCAAGGATTCAGGAGCTGTGCAGAGGTGCAAGGGGGTCATACCGTCCTCAGACAGCACATTAGCCTTGGCACCAAATGTAAGCAGCAGCCGAACACAGTCAGGTTGGGCTTGGGCACAGGCCTCGTGCAAGGCAGCATGACCTCCAATCCGGGCATCGAGATCAGCCCCCTGAAGGATAAGGTGCCGGGCGCAGTCTATGTAGCCTCTGGCCACAGCGATGGTAAGAGGTGCTGTGTGCTTGGTCTTTGGAGTCAGCACCCAGAATCCTGAGGAGAACAGGCAGTGCTGTAGGACTTTGTTTGGGAGAGCAGGATGGAGAAGCTATCTATGGGTGACAGTAGATGCTGGCCTTCCCTGGCTCTAGCTTACTGAGCACCAACAGCCATGCTGTACCTGTGGCTAGTTCACTCTAGTCCTGAATTAGGAGTACACATTAGAAGAGCCTTTTAAACACTGTCAGTCTATAACAAAACACTacactccccagcactggaaaacaAGGCAGAAAATTTCACATAGTATGTGTCATAGAAAAGTTGTTCTATAAAACCACaaaggctcacacctttaatcccagcacgtgggaggcagaagcaggcagatctacagagtgagttccaggatagccagagctgttacacaaaggaaactctgtcttttttattatttatttttattttatgtgcattggtgttttgcctgcatgtatgtctgtgtgagactgtcagatcttggagttactgACTGTTATgtgctgccatgtgagtgctgggaattgaacccaggtcctctggaagagcagtcagtgcccttaacctctgtgtcatctctccaaccctgaaaaccctgtcttgagaaagcaaaaaagagagagagagagagagagagagagagagagagagagagagagagagagagagaagaaaaaaccacaaaggcagaagaaagcaaATGAGCTGACAGGAACTTTAGGGTCTTTGAGTGGCTAGCAGGTGCAAGGGTGCTCATCTGGCTTGTATTTGGAGATGGTAGCTATGCACAGGTGTATATGGAGCTGAGTTTGGAAGTGACTACAGGATGAAAAGAGGGGCTTGGTGATCACAAGACTGGTCTTGGCTTTGAACGGACTGACTAGTCAGAACTTGTTTAAAGGATACAGGTGTGTCATGTTGAAGTGTACACTGTTTGCATGGCGGGGCAGTAAGGCCACTGTTTCTCTGGATCTTGGGTGAagcatattttgtttttgagtaattaaaataagttCCAGTTCCCTTTTGGGGGATGATGGGTATTCTTCAGGACAAAGGCAGAAAAGCTTGGTAGGGTTATTGTGTCACCACTGCAGGTAAGCAGGACTTGTAGCTGCTGCAGTGCCTGACTGTCCTGGGTCCATAAACTCTTCCATAGGACTGTGAAACCCCAGACCCAAGGGCTGAGGTTGAAGCCTTCTCTTGTCAGTTTTCAAACAATCTCAGTTAAGTATTGGGTTAACTCGGCCAAGCTTTCTAAGTCGGGATACACACTAGAAAATTTCTGTCAAGCATGTAAAGGTCTTCATCATACTGCCACTTAAAATAGCAAAGGGACTTGCCTATATGTGGGCTCTGCCTTCCACCTCTTAATaccacaatcaatcaatcaatcatcaatcaatatcaaaatgaaaaaacaatcaagaagggaaaagggggctggagagatttctcagtggttaagagcactggctgcttttccagaggactggtgttcaattcccagcacccacatggctgctcacaacagTCTGCTCACAACAGTCTGCTCACAACAGTctgctcacaacagtctgtagctccagttccaggaaatcctaCTTCCTTACTTCCATGGGTATCAGGCACAAAAATAATGCACAGACCTACATGCAGACAAACCatccatatatataaaataaaaatgtaatttaaaggctgggtggtggtggtgcatgcctttaattctaacattcaggaagcagaggcaggtagatctctgtgagttcgaggtcagcctggtctacagagcgagttccaggacatccaggaatgttacacagaggTACTCTTACATACTCTGCTCTAGTGAGTATGTGGAGATTAGAGATTTGAGGCTTTGACGTGCTGGCCAGGTGCTCTACCTAGTTAATACTGAAGAATTTTTACAGCTGAAAAATAAGAAACCATTTGCATGTTACAAAGGCTAACAGTCTCAACAATAaaaaagttttttggtttttttgtttgtttgcttttttaaggAGAAGGGACCCAAATTCACCATTCTATTCAGAGAGTAGTTATATAAATCCGGGTGCATTTATGTACAGCTTTTGAGTATTTTGTGAACTTAAGGTTACTGACATGGAAGatgttacatgaaaaaaaaatcagcttacACTATTGCATGTGGCCAAGTATGGTGATGCATGAGTGCAGTCCCATCACTCAGGGGCATGAGACAGAGAGatcccaagttccaggccagcctgggccatatagagagatcctgtttcaaagcaAATGGCAATAACAGACTGAACAGGACCTGATGGGACAAGTACATAGTTCCAGTTACTCCAAAGGCTGAGGagaaggatcacaaattcaaaagCTGCCTGGACTATGGAGTGAGCTGAAAACCAGCCTGGGTCACTTAGCAAGACTGTCTTCAAATGTAAAACGCTGTGGGTTGCAGCACAGCAGCAAAGACAATGCTTATTAACACTCCAACTATGGTTCAGTTCTACCACCCCACAATAAAACTGGACTGGTGAGACGGTTCATCAGGAGGTGCTTGggtcttctccctccccctcaacTTCAATAAGTATAAAAAATTTGCATATGGATTTCATAAAAATTATCTTCTATAGGAGAAAACCATGGGAGAAATATGGACATATAtatttacctctctctctctctctctctctctctctctctctctctctctctctctctctctcagaaacaaATATATATCAGAAACACAGACAACCAGTCAGgcggcggtggcacacacctttaatcccagcattcagtacACAgaagtgggcagatctctgtgagttaaaggctaacctgatctacacaATGAGTCCCAGCCAGAGCAGCcaagtacatagtgagaccctgtctcacaaccacaaaaaaacaaacccacactTTGCCTCAACTGTTTTGGAAGGAGCTAATATGGGTGTTTATGATGGGCAGTCCACTCTAAGTCTTAAAGGAGAAGTAGGGTCTGGACTCTTCCCTTCCCCGCCCCCAcacttctctttctgcctcctaggTGGTACTCCTTACCCTGTTCTGCTGACCAGGCCAGCTGGTTGCTCACAGTCTCCACAATCATGTTGGCAGCCTCTTCATCTTGGAACAGGATTTGAACCTGCTGTAGGTCCCCAGAGAACAGGGCATTGTGGACAGCTGGGTCTCGGCAGGAGCGGTGGGTCCTCGTGAGCCGAGCCTGGGGACTAGAGAGGTCCCTCTGACTTCGACACCGATGAGCAGCAGCCCGCCTCCTGTCCTGCCATTCCAGCCACTCTCTCTGCAGGCGGAG
Encoded here:
- the Asb16 gene encoding ankyrin repeat and SOCS box protein 16, producing the protein MAGETFPFTSSTRRALRLQREWLEWQDRRRAAAHRCRSQRDLSSPQARLTRTHRSCRDPAVHNALFSGDLQQVQILFQDEEAANMIVETVSNQLAWSAEQGFWVLTPKTKHTAPLTIAVARGYIDCARHLILQGADLDARIGGHAALHEACAQAQPDCVRLLLTFGAKANVLSEDGMTPLHLCTAPESLQCAKLLLEAGASVNMASQESEVTPLHVAAARGLEQHVALYLENGADVGLRTSQGETALNAACAGAEGPGSCRQHEAAARQLLKAGADPRAAGRKRHTPLHNACANGCGGLAELLLCHGASARVTNGAGHTPMDCALQAVQDAPDWEPEVLFAALLDYGAQPIHPEMLKHCANFPRALEVLLNAYPCVPACDTWVEAVLPELWQEHKAFYSSALSMENQPRRLQHLARLAVRAQLGSNCRQAAAQLPLPPLLRDYLLLRVEGQIQ